One segment of Phragmites australis chromosome 13, lpPhrAust1.1, whole genome shotgun sequence DNA contains the following:
- the LOC133889284 gene encoding splicing factor-like protein 1, with the protein MASAETLARSPSREPSSEPPRAASSEPPREASSEPHHNGDGPGAGTGDSSSRRRRRSRWEQSNDDSAANSGGEGGTGGRKRKTRWAEEEPRPTIALPDFMKDFAAEMDPEVHALNARLLEISRLLQSGLPLDDRPEGARSPSPEPVYDNLGIRINTREYRARERLNRERQEIISQLIRRNPAFKPPSDYRPPKLQKKLYIPMKEFPGYNFIGLIIGPRGNTQKRMEKETGAKIVIRGKGSVKEGKLLQKRDLKPDPSENEDLHVLVEAETQEALDAAAGMVEKLLTPVDEVLNEHKRQQLRELAALNGTIRDDEYCRTCGEPGHRQYACPNKGTTFKSDVHCNICGDGGHPTIDCPMKGTAGKKMDDEYQNFLAELGGGSAPESMTKSSGPMLALTGSGGSGGSTTGSGNNPPWSAGGSVAPTWANGIKKEYDETNLYIGYLPPTMDDEGLISLFSHYGNIAMAKVIKDRNTGQSKGYGFVKYDDVSQANAAIAAMNGHHLEGRIIAVRVAGKPPQPAVPTGPPAAPLPPSYPHMVPASGGYSSQPYMGAPPPPPAPPGSYAPVPWGQPPQYASYPPPPPGSSMYNSAPPPPGQTAPPPYGVQYPPPPALVPPPGTAPSSDGAQNYPPGVTPPSSGAPTQPVSAPVYGSSGAPNVPPMYPPPPYSYAPYYPVVTPLQPPPPPPPPPASVDPSQSIATAPWATHNAPPPPPPPASVDPAQSIATAPWATHNAPPPPPPLSSTTDQPTATYGADAEYDKFMSEMK; encoded by the coding sequence ATGGCATCCGCCGAAACCCTAGCCCGCTCCCCATCGCGCGAGCCCTCCTCCGAGCCAccccgcgccgcctcctccgagCCCCCGCGCGAGGCCTCCTCGGAGCCCCACCACAACGGCGATGGCCCCGGCGCGGGCACCGGGgactcctcctcccgccgccgccgccgcagccgctggGAGCAGTCCAACGACGACTCCGCCGCCAACTCCGGCGGCGAGGGCGGGACCGGGGGCCGGAAGCGCAAGACGCGGtgggccgaggaggagccccGCCCCACCATCGCGCTACCGGACTTCATGAAGGACTTCGCCGCCGAGATGGACCCCGAGGTGCACGCCCTCAACGCGCGCCTCCTCGAGATCTCGCGCCTCCTCCAGTCGGGCCTGCCCCTCGACGACCGCCCTGAGGGCGCGCGCTCGCCCTCGCCCGAGCCCGTCTACGACAACCTCGGCATCCGCATCAACACCCGCGAGTACCGCGCCAGGGAGCGCCTCAACCGCGAGAGGCAGGAGATCATCTCCCAGCTCATCCGCCGCAACCCCGCCTTCAAGCCCCCTTCCGATTACCGCCCACCCAAGCTCCAGAAGAAGCTCTACATTCCCATGAAGGAGTTCCCCGGGTACAACTTTATCGGTCTCATCATCGGCCCTCGTGGGAACACGCAGAAGCGGATGGAGAAGGAGACTGGTGCTAAGATCGTCATCCGGGGGAAGGGCAGTGTTAAGGAAGGGAAGCTGCTGCAGAAGAGGGACCTTAAGCCGGATCCCAGCGAGAACGAGGACCTCCACGTGCTAGTTGAGGCCGAGACTCAGGAGGCTCTGGATGCCGCAGCTGGCATGGTGGAGAAGCTGCTCACCCCGGTGGATGAGGTACTGAACGAGCACAAGCGGCAGCAGCTGAGGGAGCTCGCCGCGCTCAATGGGACGATTAGGGACGATGAGTATTGTAGGACATGCGGAGAGCCTGGTCACCGGCAGTATGCGTGCCCCAACAAGGGGACCACATTTAAGAGCGACGTGCATTGCAATATCTGTGGGGACGGTGGGCACCCGACGATTGATTGTCCAATGAAGGGCACGGCTGGCAAGAAGATGGATGATGAGTACCAGAACTTCCTGGCTGAGCTTGGTGGTGGGAGTGCACCTGAGTCGATGACAAAATCTAGTGGTCCGATGTTGGCTCTTACAGGAAGCGGTGGTAGCGGTGGTTCTACCACTGGTAGTGGGAATAACCCTCCTTGGTCTGCTGGTGGCAGTGTGGCTCCCACTTGGGCAAACGGGATCAAGAAAGAGTATGATGAGACAAATCTGTATATCGGATACTTGCCACCTACAATGGATGATGAGGGGCTGATCAGTTTGTTTTCGCACTATGGGAATATTGCCATGGCAAAGGTGATCAAGGATCGAAATACAGGGCAGAGCAAAGGATATGGATTTGTCAAGTATGATGATGTCTCACAAGCTAATGCAGCGATTGCTGCGATGAACGGTCACCATCTTGAAGGGAGAATTATTGCAGTTAGAGTTGCGGGCAAGCCACCGCAGCCAGCTGTTCCAACTGGTCCACCGGCCGCTCCATTGCCACCGTCATATCCTCATATGGTTCCTGCTTCTGGTGGATACTCCTCGCAGCCCTACATGggggcaccaccaccaccgccagcaCCTCCAGGGAGTTATGCTCCAGTGCCTTGGGGGCAGCCACCTCAATATGCTTCATATCCTCCGCCACCACCTGGCTCCAGCATGTATAACTCTGCACCTCCTCCGCCAGGCCAGACTGCCCCACCTCCATATGGTGTGCAGTACCCACCACCACCAGCTCTGGTCCCTCCACCAGGCACTGCTCCATCAAGTGATGGAGCACAGAACTACCCTCCGGGTGTAACACCACCTAGTTCTGGTGCTCCCACTCAACCTGTATCGGCTCCAGTATATGGATCCTCTGGTGCACCAAATGTGCCACCTATGTACCCTCCACCACCTTATAGTTATGCTCCATATTATCCTGTAGTGACACCACTtcagccaccgccgccaccgccaccaccaccagctaGTGTTGATCCATCTCAGAGTATTGCAACTGCACCATGGGCCACCCACaatgcaccgccgccgccaccaccaccagctaGTGTTGATCCAGCTCAAAGTATTGCAACTGCACCATGGGCCACCCACaatgcaccgccgccgccaccacctttGTCCTCCACCACCGACCAGCCTACTGCTACCTATGGTGCTGATGCAGAGTATGACAAGTTTATGTCAGAGATGAAGTGA